The DNA segment TGCCGTCTTGCACCGCGCCGTCATAGAAGACGGGCTCGAACGAAAGGCTACCCTTTTCGAAGGTCTTGAAGAGGGTCTCGTACGAGGCCGCGATCTCCTTTGTTCCCTTCCAGATCTCGCCGCCGCCCGACCCCAGCACGAAGGCGTCCGGGCTCATCGTGGCGAGCACCCCTTTCAGGTCGTGCGCGGAGAACGCCTGATCGTGGGCCCGCATGACCGCCGCCAGGGGAAGCAGTGCCCCCACGGGAGGGCTTTTCGGAGACTTCGCCTCAGCTTCAGACTGCAGGGCCGCGGCCGTGAGGCCGAGCACTGCGGCACCGAAGAGGGTACGACGGGAGACAGTGGCTTCGTCGAGCATGGATGCTCCTCATACAGGTTGGTGGTTCTGAGGGTTCCGCGTCATCGCGTGCGTTCCTGCCGGAATGGGATAGAGATCGGTGTTGCCTCGCGAGATGTTGAAGCCCTTGCCGCCCAGTTCGACGAACTGCGCGCTGCTGAAGTCGAGCTTGTTCTCGAGGCTTGCGATGCGAACGCC comes from the Pseudomonadota bacterium genome and includes:
- a CDS encoding SgcJ/EcaC family oxidoreductase, whose translation is MLDEATVSRRTLFGAAVLGLTAAALQSEAEAKSPKSPPVGALLPLAAVMRAHDQAFSAHDLKGVLATMSPDAFVLGSGGGEIWKGTKEIAASYETLFKTFEKGSLSFEPVFYDGAVQDGMGWLMAVTRVTATHAGKRHESGINASIGFVQKNGKWLIRTFHYSSTPAH